A window of the Streptomyces sp. Ag109_O5-10 genome harbors these coding sequences:
- a CDS encoding ATP/GTP-binding protein, whose product MIFGRSERGKPPVEPVTLKILVAGGFGVGKTTLVGAVSEIRPLRTEELLTEAGRPVDDTSGVEGKHTTTVAMDFGRITLREDLVLYLFGTPGQERFWFMWDELSEGALGAVVLADTRRLEDCFAAVDYFERRSIPFLVGVNCFEGASRYPVESVRKALDLDPDVPVVLCDARDRASVKEVLIGVVRHAMAYAAAHRQTVTT is encoded by the coding sequence ATGATCTTCGGGCGATCTGAGCGTGGCAAGCCCCCGGTCGAGCCCGTCACGCTCAAGATCCTCGTGGCCGGCGGCTTCGGCGTGGGCAAGACGACCCTGGTCGGCGCGGTCAGCGAGATCCGGCCGTTGCGCACCGAGGAACTGCTCACCGAGGCCGGGCGACCGGTCGACGACACCTCCGGCGTCGAGGGCAAGCACACCACCACCGTCGCCATGGACTTCGGCCGCATCACCCTGCGCGAGGACCTGGTGCTGTACCTGTTCGGCACGCCCGGCCAGGAACGGTTCTGGTTCATGTGGGACGAGCTGTCCGAAGGCGCGCTGGGAGCCGTGGTACTCGCCGACACGCGCCGCCTGGAGGACTGCTTCGCCGCCGTCGACTACTTCGAGAGGCGTTCCATACCCTTCCTCGTCGGCGTCAACTGCTTCGAGGGCGCGTCCCGTTACCCGGTGGAGTCCGTCCGCAAGGCGCTCGATCTCGACCCGGACGTGCCGGTCGTGCTCTGCGACGCCCGGGATCGCGCGTCGGTCAAGGAGGTGCTCATCGGCGTCGTCCGGCATGCGATGGCGTACGCGGCGGCGCACCGGCAGACCGTCACCACCTGA
- a CDS encoding DUF742 domain-containing protein, whose amino-acid sequence MSGDGQGRSHWFDDEAGPVVRPYAMTRGRTTSAVQHRLDLIAVVVTEPHVDDADDDRTLSPEHVDIVELCRDTPQSVAELASELDLPVGVVRVLVGDLVDGELVHVNRPVPPAELVDESILRDVINGLRAL is encoded by the coding sequence ATGAGCGGAGACGGTCAGGGAAGAAGTCACTGGTTCGACGACGAGGCCGGACCGGTCGTCCGTCCGTACGCCATGACACGGGGCCGCACCACCAGTGCGGTCCAGCACCGGCTCGACCTGATCGCGGTGGTCGTCACGGAGCCGCACGTGGACGACGCGGACGACGACCGGACGCTGTCCCCGGAGCACGTGGACATCGTCGAGCTCTGCCGTGACACACCGCAGTCGGTCGCCGAGCTGGCCTCGGAACTCGACCTCCCCGTCGGAGTGGTCCGGGTCCTCGTCGGCGACCTCGTCGACGGGGAACTCGTCCACGTCAACCGGCCGGTACCCCCGGCCGAGCTGGTCGACGAGAGTATTCTGCGCGACGTGATCAACGGCCTCCGGGCGCTGTGA
- a CDS encoding hydantoinase B/oxoprolinase family protein, whose translation MTGWQFWVDRGGTFTDVVARRPDGRLLTHKLLSDNPARYTDAAVAAVRELLEGSGAPVDAVRMGTTVATNALLERKGERTLLVVTRGFRDALRIAYQNRPRIFARRIDLPGLLYERVVEADERVAADGTVLRAPDLDALAGPLQDAYDDGIRAVAVVCMHSHLYPAHEQAIGELAARTGFPQISLSSEVSPLMKLVPRGDTAVVDAYLSPVLRRYVRHVADELEGVRLMFMQSNGGLAEAGQFRGKDAVLSGPAGGIVGMARMSQLAGFDRVIGFDMGGTSTDVSHFAGGYERVFTTQIAGVRLRAPMLDIHTVAAGGGSVLHFDGSRYRVGPDSAGADPGPACYRGGGPLAVTDANVMLGRIQPAHFPRVFGPGGDQPLDADLVRARFTRLAREIRERTGDDRTPEQVAEGYLSIAVANIASAVKRISVQKGHDVTRYALTTFGGAGGQHACMVADSLGIRTVLVPPMAGVLSALGIGLADTTAMREQSVEAPLEPAAMAGIRRTADDLEAAARAELLAEDVPEDRVEVTRRAQLRYDGTDTTLTVELTEPDAMKHAFEERHRATYSFTLDRPVVVEALSVEATGITRPPDLSALAPYEGAPAAPETVRLHTGGAWHDVPLHRREGLPPGESVTGPAIITEAGATTVVDDGWRAAATDDGHLVMERATVTQSSDLDTKADPVLLEVFNNLFMSIAEQMGARLESTAQSVNIKERLDFSCALFDPDGNLVANAPHIPVHLGSMGTSVKEVIRRRGTSMRPGDTYAVNDPYHGGTHLPDVTVITPVFATEGDRILFYVASRGHHAEIGGIAPGSMPANSRTIEEEGVLFDNWLLAENGRFRETETHRLLAEARYPSRNIPTNLADLRAQIAANRKGVDEVGRMIEEFGLDVVQAYMRHVQDNAEEAVRRVIDALDDGAYAYETDSGAVIRVRVRVDRDNRRATIDFTGTSAQLATNFNAPFAVVNAAVLYVFRTLVADDIPLNDGCLRPLDIVVPPGSMLAPEPPAAVVAGNVETSQAITGALYAALGVQAEGSGTMNNVTFGNERHQYYETVASGSGAGDGFRGASVVQTHMTNSRLTDPEVLEWRLPVRLDEFAVREGSGGAGRWHGGDGAIRRVRFLEPMTVSTLSQHRRVPPYGMAGGEPGALGANRVERADGTVTELGGSGAADVGPDDVLVVETPGGGGYGRPSPGTRTQQ comes from the coding sequence GTGACAGGCTGGCAGTTCTGGGTCGACCGCGGCGGGACGTTCACCGACGTCGTCGCACGGCGCCCGGACGGCCGGCTGCTCACCCACAAACTGCTCTCCGACAACCCCGCGCGCTACACCGACGCCGCCGTGGCCGCCGTGCGCGAGCTGCTGGAAGGCTCCGGTGCCCCCGTCGACGCCGTCCGGATGGGCACCACCGTCGCCACCAACGCCCTTCTCGAACGCAAGGGCGAGCGCACCCTCCTCGTCGTCACCCGCGGCTTCCGCGACGCCCTGCGCATCGCCTACCAGAACCGCCCCCGCATCTTCGCCCGCCGCATCGACCTGCCCGGCCTGCTGTACGAACGGGTCGTCGAGGCCGACGAGCGGGTCGCCGCCGACGGCACCGTGCTGCGCGCACCCGACCTGGACGCCCTGGCGGGCCCGCTCCAGGACGCGTACGACGACGGGATCCGGGCCGTCGCCGTCGTCTGCATGCACAGCCACCTGTACCCCGCCCACGAGCAGGCGATCGGCGAGCTGGCCGCCCGCACCGGCTTCCCGCAGATCTCGCTGTCCAGCGAGGTCAGCCCGCTGATGAAGCTCGTCCCGCGCGGCGACACCGCCGTCGTCGACGCCTACCTGTCGCCCGTGCTGCGCCGCTACGTCCGCCATGTCGCCGACGAGCTCGAAGGCGTCCGGCTGATGTTCATGCAGTCCAACGGCGGCCTCGCGGAGGCCGGGCAGTTCCGCGGCAAGGACGCCGTGCTCTCCGGTCCGGCCGGCGGGATCGTCGGCATGGCCCGGATGTCGCAGCTCGCCGGCTTCGACCGGGTCATCGGCTTCGACATGGGCGGCACCTCCACCGACGTCTCCCACTTCGCGGGCGGCTACGAACGGGTCTTCACCACGCAGATCGCGGGCGTCCGGCTGCGCGCCCCCATGCTGGACATCCACACCGTCGCCGCGGGCGGCGGCTCGGTGCTGCACTTCGACGGCTCCCGCTACCGCGTCGGCCCGGACTCGGCCGGCGCCGACCCCGGACCGGCCTGCTACCGGGGCGGCGGCCCGCTGGCCGTCACCGACGCCAACGTCATGCTCGGCCGGATCCAGCCGGCCCACTTCCCCCGGGTGTTCGGGCCGGGCGGGGACCAGCCGCTCGACGCCGACCTGGTCCGCGCCCGCTTCACCCGGCTCGCCCGGGAGATCCGCGAGCGAACCGGCGACGACCGCACCCCCGAACAGGTCGCCGAGGGCTACCTGAGCATCGCCGTGGCCAACATCGCGAGCGCCGTGAAGCGGATCTCCGTCCAGAAGGGCCACGACGTCACCCGCTACGCCCTCACCACCTTCGGCGGGGCCGGCGGACAGCACGCCTGCATGGTCGCCGACTCGCTCGGCATCCGCACCGTCCTGGTGCCGCCCATGGCGGGAGTCCTCTCCGCGCTCGGTATCGGGCTCGCCGACACCACCGCCATGCGCGAACAGTCCGTCGAGGCCCCCCTGGAGCCCGCCGCCATGGCCGGCATCCGCAGGACCGCCGACGACCTGGAGGCCGCGGCCCGCGCCGAACTCCTCGCCGAGGACGTCCCGGAGGACCGCGTGGAAGTCACCCGCCGCGCCCAGCTCCGCTACGACGGCACCGACACCACCCTCACCGTCGAGCTCACCGAGCCCGACGCGATGAAGCACGCCTTCGAAGAGCGTCATCGCGCCACGTACTCCTTCACGCTGGACCGCCCGGTCGTCGTCGAGGCCCTGTCCGTGGAAGCCACCGGCATCACCCGGCCCCCCGATCTCTCCGCCCTCGCCCCGTACGAGGGCGCTCCCGCCGCCCCGGAGACCGTCCGCCTCCACACCGGCGGCGCCTGGCACGACGTACCCCTCCACCGCCGCGAGGGCCTGCCCCCCGGCGAATCCGTCACCGGCCCGGCGATCATCACCGAGGCCGGCGCCACGACCGTCGTCGACGACGGCTGGCGGGCCGCGGCGACCGACGACGGGCATCTGGTCATGGAACGCGCGACGGTCACACAGAGTTCCGATCTCGACACGAAAGCCGACCCGGTTCTGCTCGAGGTCTTCAACAACCTGTTCATGTCGATCGCCGAACAGATGGGCGCCCGTCTGGAGTCGACGGCCCAGTCCGTCAACATCAAGGAACGCCTCGACTTCTCCTGCGCCCTGTTCGACCCCGACGGGAACCTGGTGGCCAACGCCCCGCACATCCCGGTCCACCTGGGCTCCATGGGCACCAGCGTCAAGGAGGTCATCCGCCGCCGCGGCACCTCCATGCGCCCCGGCGACACCTATGCCGTCAACGACCCGTACCACGGCGGCACCCACCTGCCCGACGTCACCGTGATCACACCGGTCTTCGCCACGGAGGGTGACCGGATCCTCTTCTACGTCGCCTCCCGCGGCCACCACGCCGAGATCGGCGGCATCGCGCCGGGCTCGATGCCGGCGAACAGCCGCACCATCGAGGAGGAGGGCGTCCTCTTCGACAACTGGCTGCTCGCCGAGAACGGCCGCTTCCGGGAGACCGAGACGCACCGGCTGCTGGCCGAGGCCCGCTACCCCTCCCGCAACATCCCCACCAACCTCGCCGACCTGCGCGCCCAGATCGCCGCCAATCGCAAGGGCGTCGACGAAGTCGGCCGGATGATCGAGGAGTTCGGGCTGGACGTCGTCCAGGCCTACATGCGGCACGTCCAGGACAACGCCGAGGAAGCGGTCCGCCGGGTGATCGACGCCCTCGACGACGGCGCCTACGCCTACGAGACCGACTCCGGCGCGGTCATCCGGGTGCGCGTGCGCGTGGACCGCGACAACCGGCGCGCGACCATCGACTTCACCGGCACCTCCGCCCAGCTCGCCACCAACTTCAACGCCCCGTTCGCCGTCGTCAACGCGGCCGTGCTGTACGTCTTCCGCACCCTCGTCGCCGACGACATCCCGCTCAACGACGGCTGCCTGCGCCCCCTCGACATCGTCGTGCCGCCCGGTTCCATGCTCGCTCCCGAGCCGCCGGCCGCCGTCGTCGCGGGCAACGTCGAGACCTCCCAGGCCATCACCGGCGCACTCTACGCGGCGCTCGGAGTGCAGGCCGAGGGCTCCGGGACCATGAACAACGTCACCTTCGGCAACGAACGCCACCAGTACTACGAGACCGTCGCCTCCGGTTCCGGAGCCGGTGACGGCTTCCGCGGCGCGAGCGTCGTACAGACCCACATGACCAACTCCCGGCTCACCGACCCGGAAGTCCTGGAGTGGCGGCTGCCCGTCCGCCTCGACGAGTTCGCCGTCCGGGAAGGCAGCGGCGGCGCGGGCCGCTGGCACGGCGGGGACGGCGCGATCCGCCGCGTCCGCTTCCTCGAACCCATGACCGTCTCCACCCTCTCCCAGCACCGCCGGGTACCGCCGTACGGCATGGCAGGCGGCGAGCCCGGCGCTCTCGGCGCCAACCGGGTGGAGCGGGCCGACGGTACGGTCACCGAACTCGGCGGCAGCGGTGCCGCGGACGTAGGCCCCGACGACGTGCTCGTCGTGGAAACCCCGGGCGGCGGCGGATACGGACGCCCGTCACCCGGCACCAGAACCCAGCAATGA
- a CDS encoding nitrate- and nitrite sensing domain-containing protein — MRFRGKSIRRKIVALLLVPLVSLTAVWGFAAVLTGREVTHLFHVSAVVEDVGYPTEDAVRALQQERRQTLVYLADPRASDALSALNRTRAATDETVAELRRHAGEQRVRDGLDAADDDRLTAELDGLDGIAPLRRSVEQGTVDRAQAFGLYNAVVDPCYALLGSLDGIDDVEMDEQARALVNITRARELVSREDALLGSALVVGKVSREETRQISDLIAQRTLLYDISLPLLPAGERDRFDRFWRSATTAPLLAAEKSVLAAGSGLPNDVGAKSWDASAGTVLGELRTLDDQVADRFQDRARPVSVTVIVQAAVVGVLGVVAVLFSLVVSVRVGRSLIRDLRLLGQEAHEASGVRLPSVMRRLSAGEQVDVETEVPRLEYDKNEIGEVGQALNTLQRAAVEAAVKQAELRAGVSEVFVNLARRSQVLLHKQLTLLDAMERRTEDTDELADLFRLDHLTTRMRRHAEGLVILSGAAPSRQWRRPVQLMDVVRAAVAEVEDYERIEVRRLPRVAVTGPAVADLTHLVAELLENATVFSPPHTAVQVLGERVANGFTLEIHDRGLGMAAEALLDANLRLAETPEFELSDTDRLGLFVVSRLAQRQNVRVSLQPSPYGGTTAVVFIPDVLLTDDVPDTNGVGFRLDRGLPARKAEPEEGRAASLAQLPGQRPGLPAALLDGPVELEAPVDLDALDGFPGALTDDDSERGGLFRPRRSLADAADDPTPAVTDLHHPARETADRFGDEHPDGPVPLPVRRTPKLVSSHGKPVTGPRPRRVGPDERAPADQGRPEPGGPAPLPSRRRTDASPQRTVTPPDRGEERTASRAGGPDLPAGPPTLPRLTRRSADAPGSGTDDSVPPPGSTSPEAASGTRSLPRRVRQANLAPQLRQGPAESTARDPEPVERDADEVRSRMGSLQRGWQRGRAENAEGDGSRDSTAQGTTKGDGR, encoded by the coding sequence ATGCGCTTTCGCGGGAAGTCGATCCGCCGGAAGATCGTGGCGCTGCTTCTCGTGCCGCTGGTGTCCCTGACCGCCGTCTGGGGATTCGCGGCCGTGCTCACGGGACGCGAGGTCACCCACCTGTTCCACGTGTCGGCGGTCGTCGAGGACGTCGGCTACCCCACCGAGGACGCGGTCCGCGCTCTCCAGCAGGAACGCCGGCAGACCCTGGTCTATCTCGCCGACCCGCGCGCCTCCGACGCGCTCAGCGCCCTGAACCGCACCCGCGCCGCCACCGACGAGACCGTGGCCGAGCTCCGCAGGCACGCCGGGGAACAGCGCGTACGCGACGGCCTGGACGCCGCCGACGACGACCGCCTCACCGCGGAACTCGACGGTCTCGACGGCATCGCCCCGCTGCGCCGCAGCGTCGAGCAGGGCACCGTGGACCGCGCCCAGGCCTTCGGCCTCTACAACGCGGTCGTCGACCCCTGCTACGCGCTGCTCGGCTCCCTCGACGGCATCGACGACGTCGAGATGGACGAGCAGGCCCGCGCCCTCGTCAACATCACCCGCGCCCGCGAGCTCGTCTCCCGCGAGGACGCCCTGCTCGGCTCCGCCCTGGTGGTCGGGAAGGTCTCCCGGGAGGAGACCCGCCAGATCTCCGACCTCATCGCCCAGCGCACCCTCCTCTACGACATCAGCCTCCCGCTGCTGCCGGCCGGCGAACGCGACCGCTTCGACCGCTTCTGGAGGAGCGCCACCACCGCCCCCCTGCTGGCCGCCGAGAAGTCCGTCCTCGCCGCCGGGTCCGGCCTGCCGAACGACGTCGGCGCCAAGAGCTGGGACGCCAGCGCGGGCACCGTGCTCGGCGAACTGCGCACCCTCGACGACCAGGTCGCCGACCGCTTCCAGGACCGCGCCCGGCCCGTCTCCGTCACCGTGATCGTCCAGGCGGCCGTCGTCGGCGTCCTCGGTGTGGTCGCCGTGCTGTTCTCGCTGGTCGTCTCGGTCCGGGTCGGCCGCAGCCTCATCCGCGACCTGCGGCTGCTCGGCCAGGAGGCGCACGAGGCGTCCGGGGTCCGGCTGCCGAGCGTGATGCGCAGGCTCTCCGCGGGCGAACAGGTCGACGTGGAGACCGAGGTCCCGCGCCTGGAGTACGACAAGAACGAGATCGGCGAGGTCGGCCAGGCCCTCAACACCCTGCAGCGCGCCGCCGTGGAGGCCGCCGTCAAACAGGCCGAACTGCGCGCCGGCGTCTCCGAGGTCTTCGTCAACCTCGCCCGCCGCAGCCAGGTCCTGCTGCACAAGCAGCTCACCCTGCTCGACGCCATGGAACGCAGGACCGAGGACACCGACGAACTCGCCGACCTCTTCCGCCTCGACCACCTCACCACCCGTATGCGCCGGCACGCCGAGGGACTGGTCATCCTCTCCGGCGCCGCGCCCTCGCGGCAGTGGCGCCGGCCCGTCCAGCTGATGGACGTGGTGCGCGCCGCCGTGGCCGAGGTCGAGGACTACGAGCGCATCGAGGTCCGCCGACTGCCCCGCGTCGCCGTCACCGGCCCCGCCGTCGCCGACCTCACCCACCTCGTGGCCGAACTCCTGGAGAACGCCACGGTGTTCTCACCGCCGCACACCGCCGTGCAGGTCCTCGGCGAGCGCGTCGCCAACGGCTTCACCCTGGAGATCCACGACCGGGGTCTCGGCATGGCGGCCGAGGCGCTCTTGGACGCCAACCTGCGGCTCGCCGAGACACCCGAGTTCGAGCTCTCCGACACCGACCGGCTCGGCCTCTTCGTGGTCAGCCGCCTCGCCCAGCGCCAGAACGTCCGCGTCTCGCTCCAGCCGTCCCCCTACGGCGGCACCACCGCCGTCGTCTTCATCCCCGACGTGCTGCTCACCGACGACGTCCCCGACACCAACGGGGTCGGCTTCCGGCTCGACCGCGGCCTCCCGGCCAGAAAGGCCGAACCCGAAGAGGGCCGTGCCGCCTCCCTGGCCCAGCTTCCCGGGCAACGGCCCGGCCTGCCGGCCGCACTGCTGGACGGCCCGGTCGAGCTGGAGGCGCCCGTCGACCTCGACGCGCTGGACGGCTTCCCGGGCGCTCTCACCGACGACGACAGCGAGCGCGGCGGCCTGTTCCGCCCCCGCCGCTCCCTCGCCGACGCCGCGGACGACCCCACGCCCGCCGTGACCGATCTCCACCACCCGGCCCGCGAGACCGCCGACCGCTTCGGCGACGAGCACCCCGACGGCCCTGTGCCACTGCCGGTACGGCGGACGCCCAAGCTGGTCAGCTCGCACGGCAAGCCGGTCACCGGGCCGCGCCCCCGCCGGGTCGGCCCGGACGAGCGCGCCCCGGCCGACCAGGGCCGCCCCGAACCCGGCGGTCCAGCCCCGCTGCCCTCCCGCCGCCGCACCGACGCGTCCCCGCAGCGCACCGTCACCCCGCCCGACCGCGGCGAGGAGCGCACGGCGTCCAGGGCCGGCGGCCCGGACCTACCCGCCGGGCCCCCCACCCTGCCCCGGCTCACCCGCCGCTCCGCGGACGCCCCCGGCAGCGGCACCGACGACTCCGTCCCGCCCCCCGGCAGCACATCACCGGAGGCCGCGTCCGGCACCCGGTCGCTGCCCAGGCGGGTACGGCAGGCCAACCTGGCCCCACAGCTGCGACAGGGACCCGCAGAATCCACCGCGCGTGACCCGGAACCCGTCGAGCGCGACGCCGACGAGGTCCGCAGCCGCATGGGCTCGCTCCAGCGCGGCTGGCAGCGCGGCCGTGCGGAGAACGCCGAGGGCGACGGCTCCCGGGACAGCACAGCACAAGGAACGACTAAGGGGGACGGTCGATGA
- a CDS encoding roadblock/LC7 domain-containing protein, whose translation MTDPKATGHTATNKGELNWLLDDLVDRVASIRKAVVLSGDGLPTGVSKDLTREDSEHLAAVSSGFHSLAKGVGRHFEAGSVRQTVVELDDAFLFVTAAGDGSCLAVLSDADSDVGQVAYEMTLLVKRVGVHLGSAPRTDLPQGG comes from the coding sequence ATGACCGATCCGAAGGCGACCGGCCACACGGCGACGAACAAGGGCGAGCTGAACTGGCTGCTGGACGACCTCGTGGACCGGGTCGCCAGCATCCGCAAGGCCGTCGTCCTCTCCGGCGACGGCCTGCCCACCGGCGTCTCCAAGGACCTCACCAGAGAGGACAGCGAGCACCTGGCCGCCGTGTCCTCCGGCTTCCACAGCCTCGCCAAGGGCGTGGGCCGCCACTTCGAGGCCGGCAGCGTCCGGCAGACCGTCGTCGAGCTCGACGACGCCTTCCTGTTCGTCACGGCCGCCGGCGACGGCAGCTGCCTCGCCGTCCTCTCCGACGCCGACTCCGACGTCGGCCAGGTCGCGTACGAGATGACGCTCCTGGTCAAGAGGGTCGGCGTACATCTGGGGTCCGCTCCGCGCACCGATCTGCCCCAGGGCGGGTAG
- the glpK gene encoding glycerol kinase GlpK, translating into MTDTAEKYVAAIDQGTTSSRCIIFDHGGAIVAVDQREHRQIFPKPGWVEHDATEIWSKVQAVVAGALAGAGLRPDQLSALGITNQRETTVLWDRATGKPVHNAIVWQDTRTAALCRELGGSDGQDRFREQTGLPLASYFSGPKAAWLLDSVPGLRDRAERGEIAFGTIDSWLIWNLTGGTDGGRHVTDVTNAGRTMLMNLETLQWDPAILAAMNIPEAVLPEIRSSAEVYGTAVGQLAGVPVASALGDQQAAVFGQACYDVGTAKNTYGTGSFLLLNTGNRPVPSKSGLLTTMGYRIGTEAPVYCLEGSIAITGALVQWFRDQLGIIRTADEIETLAASVDDNGGAYIVPAFSGLFAPYWRSDARGVVTGLTRYVTKAHLARAVLEATSWQTREVVDAMYQDSGVPITTLKVDGGMTKNNLLMQHQADVLGVPVIRPRVSETTCLGAAYAAGLATGVWNDLDELRSHWQQDMEWTPTMTAPVREREYANWRKAVEKSFGWLEDGE; encoded by the coding sequence GGCGCGATCGTCGCCGTCGACCAGCGCGAGCACCGCCAGATCTTCCCCAAGCCGGGCTGGGTGGAGCACGACGCCACCGAGATCTGGTCCAAGGTGCAGGCCGTGGTGGCCGGGGCGCTCGCGGGCGCGGGGCTGCGCCCGGACCAGCTGAGCGCGCTGGGCATCACCAACCAGCGCGAGACGACCGTGCTGTGGGACCGCGCCACCGGCAAGCCCGTGCACAACGCGATCGTCTGGCAGGACACCCGTACCGCGGCCCTGTGCCGTGAACTCGGCGGCAGCGACGGCCAGGACCGCTTCCGCGAGCAGACCGGTCTGCCCCTGGCCAGCTACTTCTCCGGCCCCAAGGCGGCCTGGCTGCTCGACAGCGTGCCAGGGCTGCGGGACCGGGCCGAGCGCGGCGAGATCGCCTTCGGGACCATCGACTCCTGGCTCATCTGGAACCTCACCGGCGGCACCGACGGCGGCCGCCACGTCACCGACGTCACCAACGCCGGGCGCACCATGCTGATGAACCTGGAGACCCTCCAGTGGGACCCCGCCATCCTCGCCGCGATGAACATCCCCGAGGCCGTGCTCCCCGAGATCAGGTCGTCCGCCGAGGTGTACGGCACCGCCGTCGGGCAGCTCGCCGGGGTCCCGGTGGCGTCCGCCCTCGGCGACCAGCAGGCGGCGGTCTTCGGGCAGGCCTGCTACGACGTCGGCACGGCGAAGAACACCTACGGGACGGGCAGCTTCCTGCTGCTCAACACCGGCAACCGGCCGGTGCCGTCCAAGAGCGGGCTGCTGACGACGATGGGCTACCGGATCGGCACCGAGGCGCCGGTGTACTGCCTGGAGGGTTCGATCGCCATAACGGGCGCGCTCGTCCAGTGGTTCCGCGACCAGCTCGGCATCATCCGCACCGCCGACGAGATCGAGACACTGGCGGCGAGCGTCGACGACAACGGCGGCGCCTACATCGTGCCCGCCTTCTCCGGCCTGTTCGCGCCCTACTGGCGCTCCGACGCGCGCGGGGTCGTCACCGGGCTGACCCGCTACGTCACCAAGGCGCACCTCGCCCGTGCGGTCCTGGAGGCGACGAGCTGGCAGACACGGGAGGTCGTGGACGCGATGTACCAGGACTCGGGGGTGCCGATCACCACCCTGAAGGTCGACGGCGGCATGACGAAGAACAACCTCCTGATGCAGCACCAGGCCGACGTCCTCGGGGTACCGGTGATCCGGCCCCGGGTCTCCGAGACGACCTGTCTGGGCGCCGCCTACGCGGCCGGCCTGGCGACCGGCGTGTGGAACGACCTGGACGAGCTCAGGTCGCACTGGCAGCAGGACATGGAGTGGACGCCCACGATGACGGCACCGGTACGCGAACGGGAGTACGCGAACTGGCGCAAGGCGGTGGAGAAGAGCTTCGGCTGGCTGGAGGACGGCGAGTAA